One window from the genome of Dermacentor albipictus isolate Rhodes 1998 colony unplaced genomic scaffold, USDA_Dalb.pri_finalv2 scaffold_28, whole genome shotgun sequence encodes:
- the LOC139052620 gene encoding uncharacterized protein, producing MTSVVIAFNGPKAPNYVRYGSLLAKYSLYRKQIDICYQCGHLGYRMDVCPKPADRICRGCGARNPDEQHKYTPKCDLCGEEHLTADKACRARFKIPYVVRKRRWERKGTNYTSAEASKLPRREGAATSRDRNHSLSREGGRGRSSSCASKPGLRASSPGDVAGSSCSGRRRESRSRSKTRSQTPS from the coding sequence ATGACGTCTGTGGTGATCGCCTTCAATGGACCCAAAGCGCCGAACTACGTTCGTTACGGGAGCCTGCTCGCCAAATACTCGTTGTACAGAAAACAGATAGATATCTGCTATCAGTGCGGTCACCTGGGGTACCGCATGGATGTTTGCCCTAAACCAGCGGACCGGATCTGCCGGGGATGTGGTGCTCGAAATCCCGATGAACAGCACAAGTATACCCCTAAGTGTGACCTCTGTGGGGAAGAACATTTGACCGCAGACAAGGCGTGCAGAGCTCGCTTCAAGATCCCGTACGTGGTACGGAAACGCCGGTGGGAGCGGAAAGGTACCAACTACACGTCTGCAGAAGCCTCTAAACTGCCACGTCGGGAGGGAGCAGCTACGTCACGGGACCGGAATCACTCTCTTTCCCGTGAAGGCGGACGAGGGCGGAGCAGCAGCTGCGCCTCAAAGCCAGGCTTGAGAGCGTCGTCGCCGGGTGACGTGgccggcagcagctgcagcgggcgCCGCCGGGAGTCGCGCTCAAGGTCGAAGACCCGGAGCCAGACACCGTCGTAG